The Salvelinus sp. IW2-2015 unplaced genomic scaffold, ASM291031v2 Un_scaffold1322, whole genome shotgun sequence genome includes a window with the following:
- the mstnb gene encoding growth/differentiation factor 8: MHLTQVLIYLSFMVAFGPVGLGDQTAHHQPPATDDGEQCSTCEVRQQIKNMRLHAIKSQILSKLRLKQAPNISRDVVKQLLPKAPPLQQLLDQYDVLGDDNKDGVMEEDDEHATTETIMTMATEPQSIVQVDRKPKCCLFSFSSKIQVNRIVHAQLWVHLLPADEVTTVFLQISRLXPVTDGGRHIGIRSLKIDVNAGVSSWQSIDVKQVLSVWLRQPETNWGIEINALDAKGNDLAVTSTEAGEGLQPFMEVKISEGPKRSRRDSGLDCDENSPESRCCRYPLTVDFEDFGWDWIIAPKRYKANYCSGECEYMHLQKYPHTHLVNKANPRGTAGPCCTPTKMSPINMLYFNRKEQIIYGKIPSMVVDRCGCS; the protein is encoded by the exons ATGCATCTGACGCAGGTTCTGATTTATCTCAGTTTCATGGTTGCTTTCGGTCCAGTGGGTCTTGGTGATCAAACCGCGCACCACCAGCCCCCTGCCACGGATGACGGCGAGCAGTGCTCAACATGCGAGGTCCGACAGCAGATCAAAAACATGAGATTACACGCCATCAAGTCCCAAATTCTTAGCAAACTACGACTCAAGCAAGCTCCCAATATCAGCCGAGATGTTGTCAAGCAACTCTTGCCTAAGGCACCACCTTTGCAGCAACTTCTTGACCAGTACGATGTTCTTGGAGATGACAATAAGGATGGAGTTATGGAAGAAGATGATGAACATGCCACCACAGAAACAATCATGACAATGGCCACTGAAC CCCAATCCATCGTCCAAGTCGATCGGAAACCCAAGTGTTGCTTATTCTCCTTTAGTTCGAAGATTCAGGTGAACCGCATAGTTCATGCGCAGTTATGGGTGCACCTTTTGCCAGCTGACGAAGTCACCACCGTGTTCCTGCAAATCTCCCGCCTGATSCCTGTCACGGACGGGGGCAGGCACATAGGTATCCGGTCTCTAAAGATCGACGTGAATGCAGGAGTCAGCTCTTGGCARAGTATCGACGTGAAACAAGTGCTGTCCGTGTGGCTGCGGCAGCCGGAGACGAATTGGGGGATCGAGATTAATGCGTTGGACGCAAAGGGAAATGATCTGGCCGTTACCTCAACTGAAGCCGGAGAAGGATTG CAACCCTTCATGGAGGTGAAGATTTCGGAGGGCCCGAAGCGCTCCAGGAGAGACTCGGGCCTGGACTGTGATGAGAACTCCCCTGAGTCCCGCTGTTGCCGCTACCCCCTCACGGTAGACTTTGAAGACTTTGGCTGGGACTGGATTATTGCCCCCAAGCGCTACAAGGCCAACTACTGCTCTGGTGAGTGCGAGTACATGCACCTGCAGAAGTACCCCCACACCCACCTGGTGAACAAGGCTAACCCTCGCGGCACCGCCGGGCCCTGCTGCACCCCCACCAAGATGTCCCCCATCAACATGCTCTACTTCAACCGCAAAGAGCAGATCATCTACGGCAAGATCCCCTCCATGGTGGTGGACCGCTGCGGCTGCTCGTGA
- the LOC112070424 gene encoding small membrane A-kinase anchor protein: protein MGCVKSKKSDPTQYANSVEKVDGKRWGENALLVHSETGSGKDSARVDPILLEYAQRLSEEIVARAVQQWLEVDSRYSDIPYIECDVP, encoded by the coding sequence ATGGGATGCGTCAAATCCAAGAAGAGCGATCCGACCCAGTACGCCAACTCGGTGGAGAAGGTGGACGGGAAGCGATGGGGCGAGAATGCGCTGCTGGTCCACTCGGAGACGGGGTCAGGGAAAGACTCTGCCCGGGTGGACCCCATCCTGCTGGAGTATGCCCAGCGGCTGTCGGAGGAGATTGTGGCCCGGGCAGTGCAGCAGTGGCTGGAGGTGGACAGCCGCTACAGTGACATCCCCTACATTGAGTGTGACGTGCCATGA